A segment of the Pseudoalteromonas sp. DL-6 genome:
AAAAGCTTCTGGGCGAAATTGCGCAAAAGCTTATTAAGCAATAAAAACATAACGTTTCAAAAGCCTAGCCTCCCCCGCTGGGCTTTTTTACGCTACTTTTTTAATATAAAGTATTTGTAAATTAGCAACATGGCGCAAAAGCCAAAAAAGAAACCACTGAGTAAATTAAGTAATGCGGCAATTGTCGCAAGCGGTGTAAAAAGCACTAATAGTAAGGGCATACTCACCCCTAGAATGAAAAATACGCCCCCCTTACCTAACCAATAGGCAAGTAAAATAGCGGCACATACCATACCACCCAATACAGCGTAGCCGAGGGTAACAATATTAAGGGTTAAAAATACATTTGCTAATGCTGCAATTAAAAAGGTAATTAGCATGCCAATAGGCGCTTTATTAACAAGTGACAGCCCAACATGAGGTTGTTGACTCATGATTTATACTCCCAAATAACTCCATTCTCATCTTTATGGTTATCACTAACAAAATAACCCACCACTTGAACTAGCTCATCATTGTAAAAAATTAATGGAATATGAGCACGCAGCCAAGGGGCTACTTTTGCATCTTTAAACCAATGTTTAAGGCTATTACTGCCTGGTTTTTTGAGTGGTTTAATACGCGCACTATTACAGTTAAAACGAACACTGACTTGTTCATCAGGTTTAGGGGCGCGTATACCTATTCCCTGCAGGCATTGTAGTATTTGTCCGTCATTCAGCACTAGTTCGCGACTTGTTACGCGTTCAATATTTACGGCTAAAGGCGTCGGCTGCACAAAATAAAGTAAACCTTGATGACGACGTATTTGCCCATCGCTTAGCTCAATTTTTATTTGTGCATCAGCTTGTGCATGAATGGCTTGGCTCATTATTTGTGTTAATTGCTTTTGTGAGGGCATAGTGTGGCTAAATAATGCCAGCCACGCACGTAATACATTAGCAATCCGGCCAGCGCTATAATCAGACAGCTTATGTAATTCAAGCGCTTGATGTTGATTAATACACTGAGCGAGATCTTGCTGAGTATACTCATCCAGTAGTGCTTGCTGCTGCTGTAAAAGCTCAATACTTCGTGCTGTACACTGTTCAAACCCAGTAAAACGTTCTGCCAACTTTGGCACTATCTGTTGACGCAAAAAATTACGCTCAAAGCGTTCATCCGAGTTTGATTCATCGGTAATATGACTAATATTAAATTGTTGGGCAAATGCTTCTATTTCACTGCGCTTTATTGCCAGTAATGGCCTAAAACACTCACGACCACTCTCAAGCACTCTGATTGGCTGCATAGCACCCAGCCCTTTTAAGCCTGAACCACGTTTTAATCGCAGTAAAAAAGTCTCTATTTGATCGTTTAGATGCTGACCTAGCAAAATGACACTACCACTGGGGCTGTATTCATCAAGCGCTTGATAACGCACTTTGCGGGCTTGTGCTTCAATACTGGTTCGCGATTGTTGCT
Coding sequences within it:
- the tilS gene encoding tRNA lysidine(34) synthetase TilS translates to MHTSQIYLQVQQALNQYIENGQFTFTVALSGGVDSVVLLHIMHGLKQQYPQLNLSAIYVNHGLSENAFHWQQFCHARCQQLAINFKAAQVTVKQQSRTSIEAQARKVRYQALDEYSPSGSVILLGQHLNDQIETFLLRLKRGSGLKGLGAMQPIRVLESGRECFRPLLAIKRSEIEAFAQQFNISHITDESNSDERFERNFLRQQIVPKLAERFTGFEQCTARSIELLQQQQALLDEYTQQDLAQCINQHQALELHKLSDYSAGRIANVLRAWLALFSHTMPSQKQLTQIMSQAIHAQADAQIKIELSDGQIRRHQGLLYFVQPTPLAVNIERVTSRELVLNDGQILQCLQGIGIRAPKPDEQVSVRFNCNSARIKPLKKPGSNSLKHWFKDAKVAPWLRAHIPLIFYNDELVQVVGYFVSDNHKDENGVIWEYKS